A DNA window from Mytilus edulis chromosome 14, xbMytEdul2.2, whole genome shotgun sequence contains the following coding sequences:
- the LOC139502863 gene encoding serine-rich adhesin for platelets-like isoform X4 codes for MRLYYVSTKDVLERKIEELSRHLAEEKQVSRREKIHVARLHRELARFKGDKEVKEKDNILKDLERERMLRADAEKKLRELTIETDQSQSRLRHIQTEFQNMEQAVTQMMQFKSKIDQLKHEKSSLSMQYENNLQKYNSHISSLERENIMLLNDVKKFEQQMSNGTDQERTKLLLERLKMLEAENSSLVLENEQQRQQYEKCLDEIANQVVQALLAQKALREECVKLQTRVQDLEFQNKELNCLFQQKVKYSSDTVLQSLPPSQTVSTSTLCESTGYYNSVCSLPPSSSVSVETMHITSTSHSIVQSTALMHHPSTSTDSLPSSDNAFEDCNTLTNNKCNSPNCGTNCDNGKCRTKIETEFPATNSSPKMKHISVVERASEKAKQRSSSTSSLNTGSKIRTYRSNSTNASLGKSKIVPPGKISQSSSNVSANQIETAVQINQSDSSVKRRSLSQPDHINKAVTNVNQSKTGSKPTRTELSKSPSKLNSKLQKSSSSSSIPTKKTSKSQSSLPQSMGSQSRLPQKKTEHNSGRKNSGQLTHGSSNSRVPKTVPSIKTQGSSVSKLHQTSTQSDINTKLREVTPTNNQPARVPSFPNGQYFYDYSDEDSDINRPISGCSNGSTISINEILDDDDDTDTLLDADFTAEKFAFFETPQFMQAEEKKKEKARKKKEKSIFSSLRGKPDIVKDTEYSEQKNKIKSPRSHRRRSSLPHSNKTKQPNRPSSLVLNSKDKNNIKHGYSSSSLSSSESDENWSPQFARQYQLKLYKARNKSGSSESGSMSGSLSEKTQLKSSQELTPTVSEKSFCSQTEARDKDIYREVIVVKNIDNSNVNSLNRKRGPPPPIPKKPPIAGRRSPGIIMGIQSPGLRNKMLSTHQELSLLRPHEFKTGVFDNVDAIHSVSVIAEQTVNQTHKYMSSDSSFESVKNEKVERSGSKDDGYSTMSSDIQPEMLEKFSDSSLKRDAIFRNDFQVRNDMTVMHVTDSSHKFVNCGTSPLDTSVVNSNSPKRSSPNMQDKNGGYNSLGRVKAMKQMFEAECQKQNDTCKRFPLRKSFSVDSKLGHNEKTLNRRSLGDDVQLNVTEIDQTESKNRSSSWGNNSHQVTDSLHQNDTADLLDKDNKYSQNKQQIEDRTNLKEQDHYVSKLDHVTLSSDHVTSTSRSHMTSDRNSIYHMLNDSEENFLSDIPEEKEDYGEMSGASNEKLLDFPVRKQILKKDQISNLQLFETSTTKHYWSSTLGLCRFLSDSDLAEISKRQSVDNFKDIGNISSGKALERSVSLSGLNTKTEILANMKLAPTLRRSCRQSLINEINVNDRVQDIVKEHILKQLAHSVDSESDDDLQNYSFDQLLAKKQRQNYLAQSFESKFNQPAPFKNQCDFPEDSFSSNYHENEANFSSNEERGEDKGRQSSKESSPMGEKPSKFRSDYYSLCMVGSNRSLFSGSNEGESDQILIDEPQCVNCKDPLNCRQCTKAKNTEEFDEISRQLQSLSKTVNALQQSLTGVDSCDSDAESNEDHSHMFISPNSDFHGDGYQWVEDDEFYLTPCGGELIMGASPFSDTGACAEWINEYADDTSCNDEFEFYGNFADEKIDVRQFQAPIKEEEEIHKYEESRTVTPPQSKSPIQRGKNGPQPCDSYSKQKALKKLRGEGHVRHHSDGHLSKINHESKANGTEERIGSIYRSRERTEDNKMSDPQVRAAMLDAMVHLSGASMDSLDDNIGVDHVMCSRLLGGDKGPVRSTGTRSAVDLSQFFVRYGEPEEEAVAAFDFLDEIPADPLQQQMTGLTISQSNTVSQCPQTELTNKGPENKSLPVQEQKQLESENSQTKEEKCQDIKGITDNKSKLQKPEKKFFNFTRSKSTKSTDNSKEKDSKLPKKVKSKEIKEKDKETPKEKSKIPKFRSSSSERKVSKQFSVKTMPENSIKSTGLKHFNSGSQEHVLSLKTNNRIVDKL; via the exons AAGGACAACATTCTGAAAGATTTGGAGAGAGAAAGAATGCTGAGAGCTGATGCTGAAAAAAAGCTACGAGAGCTCACCATTGAAACAGACCAATCACAGTCCAGGTTGCGTCACATCCAAACAGAATTTCAAAA CATGGAGCAAGCAGTTACCCAGATGATGCAGTTTAAATCTAAGATAGATCAGCTTAAACATGAAAAATCCAGTCTCTCTATGCAGTATGAG AATAATCTACAGAAGTATAACAGTCACATCAGCAGTTTGGAGAGAGAAAACATCATGTTACTGAACGATGTCAAAAAGTTTGAACAACAG ATGAGTAATGGCACAGATCAAGAGAGGACTAAGTTACTGTTAGAACGACTGAAGATGTTAGAGGCAGAGAACTCATCACTGGTACTAGAAAATGAACAACAACGACAACAGTACGAGAAATGTCTGGATGAGATCGCTAATCAGGTGGTGCAGGCATTACTCGCTCAAAAG GCTCTCAGGGAAGAATGTGTGAAGTTACAGACCAGAGTTCAAGATTTAGAATTTCAGAACAAAGAACTGAATTGTTTATTCCAACAGAAAGTGAAATACTCATCAGATACTGTTCTACAA tctCTACCACCCAGCCAGACAGTATCTACCAGTACACTATGTGAGAGTACAGGGTATTACAATAGTGTTTGTAGTCTTCCACCATCATCATCTGTATCTGTAGAAACTATG CACATCACGTCCACATCACATAGTATTGTACAGTCCACTGCACTTATGCATCACCCTTCCACAAGCACAGACTCTCTACCCAGTTCAGACAAT GCATTTGAAGACTGTAATACTCTGACCAATAACAAATGTAATTCACCAAACTGTGGAACTAATTGTGACAATGGAAAGTGTAGGACAAAAATAGAAACAGAATTTCCTGCAACGAATTCTAGTCCGAAGATGAAGCATATTAGTGTCGTAGAGCGTGCAAGTGAAAAAGCCAAACAACGAAGCTCTTCCACGTCATCGTTAAATACAGGAAGTAAAATCAGGACTTATAGATCTAATTCAACGAATGCATCATTAGGGAAAAGTAAAATTGTCCCTCCTGGTAAAATTTCTCAGAGTTCTTCAAATGTATCAGCCAATCAGATAGAAACTGCTGTACAAATTAACCAATCAGATTCAAGTGTTAAACGAAGAAGCCTGTCTCAACCAGATCATATCAATAAAGCTGTTACTAATGTAAACCAGTCTAAAACTGGTTCCAAGCCTACAAGGACTGAATTGAGTAAATCACCAAGTAAAttgaattcaaaattacaaaagtCTTCAAGTTCGTCAAGTATACCAACTAAAAAGACGAGTAAATCTCAATCATCACTACCTCAATCCATGGGATCACAAAGTCGACTTCCTCAGAAAAAGACAGAACACAACTCAGGCAGAAAAAACTCAGGACAATTAACTCATGGTAGTTCTAACTCAAGAGTGCCTAAAACTGTACCATCTATAAAAACTCAGGGATCATCTGTATCGAAACTCCATCAAACTAGTACTCAGTCTGATATAAATACAAAACTAAGGGAAGTAACTCCCACAAATAATCAGCCAGCTAGAGTACCATCATTTCCAAACGGccagtatttttatgattataGTGACGAGGATAGTGATATTAATCGTCCAATCTCAGGATGTAGTAACGGATCAACGATTTCAATTAACgaaattttagatgatgacgACGATACAGATACATTATTAGATGCAGACTTTACTGCGgaaaaatttgctttttttgaAACTCCACAATTTATGCAAGctgaagaaaagaaaaaggaaaaagcTAGAAAAAAGAAGGAGAAATCAATATTTTCTAGTTTACGTGGCAAGCCAGATATTGTTAAGGATACGGAATATAGTgaacaaaagaataaaataaaaagtccACGATCACATAGACGTAGAAGTTCATTACCACAttctaataaaacaaaacaaccaaATCGACCTTCGTCACTTGTGTTGAATTCCAAagacaaaaataacataaaacatggaTATAGTTCTTCAAGCTTGAGTAGTAGTGAAAGTGATGAAAACTGGTCCCCACAATTTGCAAGACAGTACCAGTTAAAACTGTACAAAGCTCGCAATAAATCAGGAAGTAGTGAAAGTGGAAGTATGTCTGGTTCCTTGTCGGAAAAGACCCAGTTGAAATCGTCACAGGAACTAACACCTACCGTGAGTGAAAAATCATTCTGTTCTCAAACTGAGGCTAGGGACAAGGATATTTATAGAGAGGTGATTGttgtaaaaaatattgataattcaaATGTTAACTCTCTAAATAGGAAAAGAGGACCTCCACCTCCTATTCCTAAAAAACCTCCAATAGCTGGCCGCCGCTCGCCTGGAATTATAATGGGTATACAATCCCCTGGATTACGTAACAAAATGCTCTCAACTCACCAAGAACTGAGCTTATTGAGACCTCATGAATTCAAAACTGGGGTGTTTGATAATGTTGATGCTATTCATTCAGTCAGTGTTATCGCTGAACAAACTGTTAATCAGACTCATAAATACATGTCCTCTGATTCAAGTTTCGAAAGCGTGAAAAATGAAAAAGTGGAAAGATCGGGAAGTAAAGATGATGGATATTCAACTATGTCTAGTGATATTCAACCAGAAATGTTAGAAAAATTTAGTGATTCTTCATTAAAAAGAGATGCTATATTCCGAAACGATTTTCAGGTTAGAAACGATATGACTGTCATGCATGTTACGGATTCTAGTCACAAATTTGTTAATTGTGGGACTTCTCCATTGGACACATCTGTTGTGAATTCAAATTCTCCAAAACGTTCCTCACCAAACATGCAAGATAAAAATGGAGGGTATAATTCATTAGGAAGAGTTAAAGCTATGAAACAAATGTTTGAAGCTGAATgtcaaaaacaaaatgatacttGTAAAAGATTTCCTCTCCGTAAATCATTTTCCGTTGATAGTAAATTAGGGCACAATGAAAAAACTTTAAACCGCAGATCTCTTGGTGATGATGTTCAACTTAATGTTACTGAAATTGACCAGACTGAATCTAAAAATAGGTCATCGTCATGGGGAAACAACTCTCATCAAGTGACCGATTCTTTGCATCAAAATGATACCGCAGATCTCTTGGACAAGGATAATAAATATTCACAAAATAAGCAACAAATTGAGGATAGAACAAATTTAAAGGAACAAGATCATTATGTCTCAAAACTTGATCATGTGACTTTGAGTTCTGATCATGTGACATCAACTTCCAGAAGCCACATGACATCAGACAGAAATTCTATATATCACATGTTAAATGACAGTGAAGAGAACTTTCTTTCGGACATTCCAGAAGAAAAAGAAGACTATGGAGAAATGTCGGGAGCTTCTAATGAAAAATTATTAGATTTTCCTGTTAGaaagcaaattttgaaaaaagaccAAATATCAAATCTACAGCTTTTTGAAACTTCCACAACTAAGCATTACTGGTCATCCACTTTGGGATTGTGTAGATTTTTGTCTGATTCTGATCTTGCTGAAATATCAAAGAGGCAGTCTGTTGACAATTTTAAAGACATTGGCAATATCAGTTCTGGAAAAGCATTAGAGAGATCAGTGTCTCTATCAGGTCTTAATACAAAAACAGAGATATTAGCAAACATGAAGCTAGCGCCAACATTGCGTAGAAGTTGTCGTCAATCATTGATTAATGAGATTAACGTCAATGATAGAGTGCAAGATATTGTCAAGGAGCATATTCTAAAACAG ctTGCCCATTCAGTTGACAGTGAGTCAGATGATGATCTCCAAAATTACAGCTTTGATCAACTTCTGGCAAAGAAACAAAGACAAAACTACCTGGCACAGTCTTTTGAG TCAAAGTTCAACCAACCAGCTCCATTCAAAAACCAATGTGATTTCCCTGAAGATTCTTTCTCTTCAAattaccatgaaaatgaggctaATTTTTCGTCTAATGAAGAGAGAGGAGAAGATAAGGGTAGACAATCCAGTAAAGAATCTAGTCCAATGGGGGAAAAGCCTTCCAAGTTTAGAAGTGATTACTACAGTCTGTGTATGGTAGGATCAAATCGTAGTTTATTTTCGGGAAGTAATGAAGGTGAATCTGACCAAATTTTAATTGATGAGCCACAGTGTGTTAACTGCAAAGATCCTTTAAATTGTAGACAATGTACAAAAGCTAAAAATACTGAAGAATTTGATGAAATTTCTCGACAACTTCAAAGTCTTTCGAAAACTGTGAATGCCTTACAGCAGAGCTTGACCGGTGTGGATAGCTGTGATTCTGATGCTGAATCTAACGAAGACCATTCCCACATGTTTATATCACCAAATTCTGATTTCCATGGTGACGGTTATCAATGGGTTGAGGATGATGAATTTTATTTGACACCATGCGGAGGTGAGCTCATTATGGGTGCGTCTCCGTTTTCTGATACAGGTGCTTGTGCCGAGTGGATTAATGAATATGCAGATGATACTTCCTGTAATGATGAATTTGAATTTTACGGAAACTTTGCTGACGAAAAAATAGATGTTCGTCAATTCCAAGCTCCAATCAAAGAGGAGGAAGAAATTCACAAATATGAAGAATCAAGAACAGTAACTCCACCTCAAAGTAAATCTCCAATTCAGAGAGGTAAAAATGGTCCTCAGCCATGCGACAGTTACAGTAAACAGAAAGCACTGAAAAAACTAAGAGGTGAAGGTCATGTAAGACACCATAGTGATGGACATCTTTCTAAAATCAATCATGAGAGCAAGGCAAATGGAACAGAGGAAAGGATTGGTTCTATTTATAGATCAAGGGAGAGAACTGAAGATAACAAGATGTCTGATCCACAG GTGAGAGCAGCTATGTTGGATGCCATGGTTCATTTAAGCGGAGCTAGCATGGACAGCCTAGATGATAACATTGGTGTAGATCATGTGATGTGCTCTCGACTCCTAGGTGGAG ACAAAGGACCAGTCCGATCCACAGGTACCAGATCAGCTGTAGACCTGTCTCAGTTTTTTGTTCGATATGGGGAACCAGAAGAAGAAGCAGTAGCAGCCTTTGATTTCCTGGATGAGATTCCTGCTGATCCTCTTCAGCAGCAGATGACAGGTTTAACAATCAGCCAATCAAATACAGTGTCTCAGTGTCCACAAACAGAATTGACCAATAAGGGACCAGAAAACAAATCACTTCCTGTTCAAGAACAAAAACAATTGGAATCTGAAAATTCTCAAACAAAAGAGGAAAAGTGTCAGGATATTAAAGGGATTACAGATAATAAAAGTAAACTTCAAAAACCGGAAAAAAAGTTTTTCAATTTCACAAGAAGTAAATCAACTAAATCTACAGATAATTCTAAAGAAAAGGATAGCAAGCTTCCGAAGAAGGTCAAAAGTAAAGAGATaaaggaaaaagacaaagagACTCCAAAGGAAAAATCTAAAATTCCAAAGTTCAGAAGTTCAAGCAGTGAACGGAAAGTTTCTAAGCAGTTTAGTGTCAAAACAATGCCAGAAAACTCTATAAAATCTACAggtttaaaacatttcaattcaGGATCTCAGGAACATGTTTtgtctttaaaaacaaacaatagaatTGTTGATAAATTGTAA